Proteins encoded by one window of Sediminicoccus rosea:
- a CDS encoding AI-2E family transporter, translated as MAPFRPPEPGATEGRSGRFLLVAGVLLALYVGHEVLAPLALALLLTIAALPAAQWLEDRGLPRVIAVLLVLLLVLGLFGGIAYVVLTQALALAAELPDYENVLRGKLESLGQGSGPVEGVMRLLRRLGTALDPQEATPAAMTVAIVGNGQSALRTLAELGIVIVAPVAMLAITLLLMAFILVRREDVRDRALRLAGVHELHRTTGAMTEATARIGRFLLMQLAVNGLFGLCMGLGLWGLGIPNAPLWGVLGFALRFIPFLGAPLSVLFPLLLAFATTEGWSTVLLVLALFALVDLTITYVLEPWLYGASTGVTPLALLISSAFWAVLWGPVGLILAPAMTACLVIIGRHVPAFGFLDVLLGDAEPLPLPARFYQRVLAEDARGAGVLLGAAIGRQGVQLALDQLALPAIAQIGSERPNESFGTALAIRASRTLVRVLEPYADEPDGEADILVQPVAGALDRAATALVVAALLEAGHAATQQLEKAPSPVVTVLVAAARPPRPRLLRALRGARRLTGHVLAFAANDGAEQALAHEGVALPWAIGLPALVEQVDRWIEEAADSRGDAA; from the coding sequence ATGGCGCCGTTCCGTCCCCCCGAGCCTGGCGCGACGGAGGGGCGAAGCGGCCGCTTCCTCCTGGTCGCCGGCGTCCTTCTCGCCCTCTATGTCGGGCATGAGGTCCTGGCCCCGCTGGCGCTGGCCCTGCTGCTCACCATCGCCGCCCTGCCCGCCGCCCAATGGCTGGAAGACCGCGGCCTGCCGCGCGTCATCGCCGTGCTGCTCGTGCTGCTGCTGGTGCTGGGCCTCTTCGGGGGCATCGCCTATGTCGTGCTCACCCAGGCCCTCGCCCTGGCCGCCGAGCTGCCGGACTACGAGAACGTGCTGCGCGGCAAGCTCGAAAGCCTGGGCCAGGGCTCAGGCCCGGTCGAGGGCGTCATGCGGCTGCTGCGCCGCCTCGGCACCGCGCTGGACCCGCAAGAGGCCACGCCCGCCGCCATGACGGTCGCCATCGTCGGCAATGGGCAGAGCGCCCTGCGCACCCTCGCCGAACTTGGCATCGTCATCGTCGCGCCGGTCGCGATGCTCGCCATCACGCTGCTGCTGATGGCCTTCATCCTCGTCCGGCGTGAGGATGTGCGGGACCGCGCGCTGCGCCTCGCCGGCGTGCACGAGCTGCACCGGACCACGGGCGCCATGACGGAAGCGACGGCGCGCATCGGCCGGTTCCTGCTGATGCAGCTCGCGGTGAACGGCCTGTTCGGGCTCTGCATGGGGCTCGGCCTCTGGGGGCTGGGCATTCCCAATGCGCCGCTCTGGGGCGTGCTCGGCTTCGCGCTGCGCTTCATCCCCTTCCTCGGCGCGCCGCTCTCCGTGCTGTTCCCGCTGCTGCTCGCCTTCGCGACGACCGAGGGCTGGTCCACCGTGCTGCTCGTCCTCGCGCTCTTCGCGCTGGTGGACCTGACCATCACCTACGTGCTGGAGCCCTGGCTCTACGGCGCGAGCACGGGGGTGACCCCCCTGGCGCTGCTCATCTCCTCCGCCTTCTGGGCGGTGCTCTGGGGACCGGTCGGGCTGATCCTGGCCCCGGCGATGACGGCCTGCCTCGTCATCATCGGCCGCCATGTGCCGGCCTTCGGCTTCCTCGACGTGCTGCTGGGCGATGCCGAGCCCCTGCCCCTGCCCGCCCGCTTCTACCAGCGCGTGCTGGCGGAGGATGCGCGCGGCGCGGGGGTGCTGCTCGGCGCCGCCATCGGGCGGCAGGGCGTGCAGCTGGCGCTGGACCAGCTGGCACTGCCGGCCATCGCGCAGATCGGCAGCGAGAGACCCAACGAGTCCTTCGGCACGGCGCTCGCCATCCGCGCCTCGCGCACCCTGGTGCGCGTGCTGGAGCCCTATGCCGACGAGCCGGATGGCGAGGCCGACATCCTGGTGCAGCCGGTGGCCGGCGCGCTGGACCGCGCGGCCACGGCGCTGGTGGTCGCGGCCCTGCTGGAGGCCGGGCACGCCGCCACGCAGCAGCTGGAGAAGGCCCCCTCGCCCGTGGTCACGGTGCTGGTCGCCGCGGCACGCCCGCCCCGGCCGCGCCTGCTGCGCGCGCTGCGCGGGGCGCGGCGGCTGACCGGCCATGTGCTGGCTTTCGCGGCGAATGACGGGGCCGAGCAGGCCCTGGCGCATGAGGGCGTCGCGCTGCCCTGGGCGATCGGGCTGCCCGCGCTCGTCGAGCAGGTGGACCGCTGGATCGAGGAAGCCGCGGACAGCCGCGGCGATGCCGCGTGA
- a CDS encoding diacylglycerol/lipid kinase family protein, whose product MQAALIVNPGAGTMSGLATPRAALSEALRGAGFRLGDLAEDAPLEAQWQEVDACDAEVVFVAGGDGTLRSAAARLLERRRAMAPLPGGTMNRVCTRLGLPGDPLAAAAAYRPDAFTTLDVASANGEVFLYQSIVGQPSRLMRFREMQRGAGLAGWAPVVRAALRGLLRPPGQGLALRTGTRGRVRGHAAVVTLPVPGDPPLLQLDLARPAGPVARLRQAIRWLRGGLSRDAEVRSFTGRRLVVHGPTPWLRLSLDGEMMLVPGPVRFRLHPGALRLLAARRAP is encoded by the coding sequence ATGCAGGCCGCGCTGATCGTGAACCCCGGGGCCGGCACCATGTCCGGCCTCGCCACGCCCAGGGCCGCGCTGTCGGAGGCCCTGCGCGGCGCGGGCTTCCGCCTCGGCGATCTCGCCGAGGATGCGCCCTTGGAGGCGCAATGGCAGGAGGTGGACGCCTGCGATGCCGAGGTCGTCTTCGTCGCCGGCGGGGACGGCACGCTGCGCAGCGCCGCCGCCCGCCTCCTGGAACGGCGGCGCGCCATGGCGCCCTTGCCGGGCGGCACCATGAACCGCGTCTGCACGCGGCTCGGCCTGCCCGGCGATCCGCTCGCCGCCGCGGCCGCCTATCGCCCGGATGCCTTCACGACGCTGGATGTGGCGAGCGCCAATGGCGAGGTCTTTCTCTACCAGAGCATCGTGGGCCAGCCCTCGCGCCTCATGCGCTTCCGCGAGATGCAGCGCGGCGCGGGCCTCGCGGGCTGGGCACCGGTGGTGCGCGCAGCCCTGCGCGGCCTGCTGCGCCCGCCGGGCCAGGGCCTCGCGCTGCGCACCGGGACGCGCGGGCGCGTGCGTGGCCATGCGGCGGTGGTGACGCTGCCCGTGCCGGGCGATCCGCCGCTCCTCCAGCTCGATCTCGCACGCCCGGCCGGGCCGGTGGCTCGGCTGCGGCAGGCCATCCGCTGGCTGCGCGGCGGGTTGAGCCGCGATGCCGAGGTCCGCAGCTTCACCGGCCGGCGCCTCGTCGTCCACGGGCCGACGCCCTGGCTGCGTCTCAGCCTGGATGGCGAGATGATGCTGGTGCCTGGCCCGGTCCGCTTCCGCCTGCACCCCGGCGCGCTGCGCCTGCTGGCGGCGCGGCGTGCCCCGTGA
- a CDS encoding metallophosphoesterase family protein, with product MARIAHLADLHFGEGSEAAAEALAADIRTQAPDAVVVSGDLTRRARPAEFSAALAFLEALEAPLLIVPGNHDIPRGDVLARFLDPRRRWRAARPGALRDVLSLPGLRLIGLDSVSRAQWHLDWAAGAISAPRRAGLDAALARPGEAMTIVTCHHPLRHPAWAAHRRAPRHAEPTIALLREHGVAALLCGHLHRAAVTVLGAGGPLQVVAPSALSPRGLGCPNGWNLIIAEAGRCRVILRERGGDGWTAQPLDPA from the coding sequence ATGGCGCGCATCGCCCACCTCGCGGACCTGCATTTCGGCGAAGGCAGCGAGGCCGCGGCCGAGGCCCTGGCCGCCGACATCCGAACCCAGGCGCCGGATGCGGTGGTGGTCAGCGGGGACCTCACGCGTCGCGCCCGGCCCGCCGAGTTCAGCGCAGCCCTCGCCTTCCTCGAGGCGCTCGAGGCGCCGTTGCTGATCGTGCCCGGCAATCACGACATTCCGCGCGGCGATGTGCTGGCGCGCTTCCTGGACCCGCGCCGCCGCTGGCGTGCCGCGCGTCCGGGCGCGCTGCGCGACGTGCTGTCGCTGCCGGGCCTGCGCCTCATCGGCCTGGACAGCGTGAGCCGCGCGCAATGGCATCTCGACTGGGCGGCCGGCGCCATCTCCGCGCCACGCCGGGCGGGGCTCGATGCGGCGCTCGCGCGGCCTGGCGAGGCGATGACGATCGTCACCTGCCATCACCCGCTGCGCCACCCGGCATGGGCCGCGCACCGGCGCGCGCCGCGCCATGCGGAGCCGACCATCGCCCTGCTGCGTGAGCATGGGGTGGCGGCGCTGCTCTGTGGTCACCTGCATCGCGCGGCGGTCACGGTGCTGGGCGCGGGCGGGCCCCTGCAGGTGGTGGCGCCCAGCGCGCTCTCGCCGCGCGGCCTGGGTTGTCCCAATGGCTGGAACCTGATCATCGCCGAGGCCGGGCGCTGCCGCGTCATCCTGCGCGAGCGTGGCGGCGACGGATGGACCGCGCAGCCGCTCGACCCCGCGTGA
- a CDS encoding sigma-70 family RNA polymerase sigma factor — protein MSRETPDWNRGDVTLGEKATIDFHDLMMAALPSLRQQALALTRNRADADDLVQTAVANALAAKASFEPGTNFRAWMGSILRNRFLSDCRRRRPTASIEDAPPASLARSGGQEESLAMKELQHHLARLPADQRLLLMMISVQGVSYEEASAQMGIPVGTLKARVSRTRAQLRSWILGEGPVRPPAREGRLRMPLDGSVSRDASPLSRPGGAPQGIRLT, from the coding sequence ATGAGCCGTGAAACACCAGATTGGAACCGGGGCGATGTCACCCTGGGGGAGAAAGCCACCATCGATTTCCATGACCTGATGATGGCGGCCCTTCCCTCCCTGCGCCAGCAGGCCCTGGCGCTGACGCGCAACCGCGCCGATGCCGATGACCTGGTGCAGACCGCCGTCGCCAATGCCCTGGCCGCGAAGGCCTCCTTCGAGCCGGGGACGAATTTCCGCGCCTGGATGGGCAGCATCCTGCGCAATCGCTTCCTTTCCGATTGCCGCCGCCGCCGGCCCACCGCCTCGATCGAGGATGCGCCGCCGGCCTCGCTCGCGCGCAGCGGCGGGCAGGAGGAAAGCCTGGCGATGAAGGAGCTGCAGCATCACCTCGCGCGGCTTCCGGCCGACCAGCGCCTGCTGCTGATGATGATCTCGGTGCAGGGCGTCTCCTACGAGGAGGCCTCGGCGCAGATGGGCATCCCCGTCGGCACGCTGAAGGCGCGCGTCTCCCGCACGCGGGCGCAGCTGCGGAGCTGGATCCTGGGGGAAGGGCCCGTGCGGCCTCCGGCCCGTGAGGGGCGGCTGAGGATGCCGCTTGACGGATCGGTTTCCCGCGATGCAAGCCCGCTCTCGAGGCCTGGGGGCGCACCCCAGGGGATCCGGCTCACCTAG
- a CDS encoding CsbD family protein, whose translation MNWDTIKGNWKQVTGSVKEQWGKLTDDDMTAIEGRRDQLVGQIQEKYGIAKEEAETQVKAWEARQRSM comes from the coding sequence ATGAACTGGGACACGATCAAGGGCAACTGGAAGCAGGTCACCGGCTCCGTGAAGGAGCAATGGGGCAAGCTGACCGATGACGACATGACCGCGATCGAGGGCCGGCGTGACCAGCTGGTCGGCCAGATCCAGGAGAAATACGGGATCGCCAAGGAAGAGGCCGAGACGCAGGTGAAGGCCTGGGAGGCCCGCCAGCGCTCGATGTGA
- a CDS encoding PAS domain-containing protein — MQWLRRKASALPLAVWAVIGLVLALVPAAFVQVLLEREARIERTQQLAEQAMRFVRLVGQQQTSMLEGASQLLSSMAAHDAIRALRPDPACDAFLARIVAANPRYLTATLLDRQGQPVCVAHETARQVNLGDRQHFQEVLRSGRFQVGSYSIGRATGQRSFHLAAPLRDDAGQVIGVLALALSVDWLIRELQEIPLPPGSASTIAGPDGVVLARSLDPERFVGHPMSPVGMEVLRAPAPGIIDAPALDGVRRIAAYLPVAVEPAGLFVSVGLETTALLRDAVYADRRAALMIIGSLLLTFVLAILVFHGAVERPVRRLLAVVRNWEAEDWSARVGPIAGGREFSKLAEAFDSMAESVASREAARLRAQTRMQAVVAVAPQIVLTADQHGQVDWTNRYWEELTGLSLADSRGDGWLAAVHPEDREGAAAAWREALDRAARGEQEQFSREMRICQAAAEQWRWFLFTGAPIRTAAGRPAAWTAVGLDYHERREAEADRAETAARLRATYESAPVGLCLLDRELRFVAINEMLAETNGHSPAAHVGQPLEEIAPEVAPVIAPYMRQVLETGEPVESVEMSGMLHGEPRSWLCSYFPVRDERGHVTGVSSAVVDITTRKRIEASERMLSREVDHRAQNVLSVVRGLVRLSAAEADDDVPALIEVLEGRIAALSRVHNVLAQERWVSVALSEILQQELAAVRGQVAMEGPALRIAADAAQPFGLVVHELATNSMKYGALSSAAGCLSLQWRLQGQEVVLDWIEQGGPEILEPPQRIGLGSLLIDANAGAQLAGRIERRWRREGLHCVLTMGATAFAGELRPDMSAQTGVLAGRRVLVADDQPGRAAAFGAALREAGCEVLGPAPSIEEALAALELAGAVDAAVLPATLRGVSVQLLRQALDRRAVATLLLTAEGGLLDDDEGAPGLPEGGSSAELRAALAAVLGARGSAEPAVA; from the coding sequence GTGCAGTGGCTGCGACGCAAGGCAAGCGCTCTCCCGCTCGCGGTCTGGGCGGTGATCGGGCTCGTCCTCGCGCTCGTGCCCGCCGCCTTCGTGCAGGTGCTGCTGGAGCGCGAGGCGCGGATCGAGCGCACCCAGCAATTGGCCGAGCAGGCGATGCGCTTCGTCCGCCTCGTCGGCCAGCAGCAGACCAGCATGCTGGAGGGCGCAAGCCAGCTGCTCAGCAGCATGGCGGCGCATGACGCGATCCGCGCGCTGCGCCCCGACCCGGCATGCGATGCCTTCCTGGCCCGCATCGTCGCCGCCAACCCGCGCTACCTGACGGCCACCCTGCTCGACCGGCAAGGCCAGCCGGTCTGCGTGGCGCATGAGACGGCGCGTCAGGTCAATCTGGGGGACCGCCAGCATTTCCAGGAGGTGCTGCGCAGCGGCCGCTTCCAGGTCGGCAGCTATTCCATCGGCCGTGCCACCGGCCAGCGCAGCTTCCACCTGGCAGCGCCGCTGCGCGACGATGCGGGGCAGGTCATCGGCGTCCTGGCCCTTGCCCTTTCGGTGGACTGGCTGATCCGGGAGCTGCAGGAGATCCCCTTGCCGCCGGGCAGCGCCTCCACCATCGCCGGTCCGGACGGTGTCGTCCTCGCGCGCTCGCTCGACCCCGAGCGCTTCGTGGGCCATCCCATGTCGCCGGTCGGGATGGAGGTGCTGCGGGCGCCAGCGCCCGGCATCATCGACGCGCCCGCGCTGGACGGCGTGCGCCGCATCGCCGCCTATCTGCCCGTGGCGGTCGAGCCCGCCGGCCTCTTCGTGAGCGTCGGCCTCGAGACGACCGCGCTGCTGCGCGATGCGGTCTATGCCGACCGGCGCGCCGCGCTGATGATCATCGGCTCCCTCCTGCTCACCTTCGTGCTGGCCATCCTCGTCTTCCACGGCGCGGTGGAGCGGCCCGTGCGCCGCCTGCTGGCCGTGGTCCGCAACTGGGAGGCGGAGGACTGGTCGGCCCGCGTCGGTCCCATCGCGGGCGGGCGGGAGTTCAGCAAGCTCGCCGAGGCCTTCGACAGCATGGCCGAGAGCGTCGCCTCGCGCGAGGCGGCGCGGCTGCGGGCGCAGACGCGCATGCAGGCGGTGGTCGCGGTCGCGCCGCAGATCGTGCTGACGGCCGACCAGCATGGCCAGGTGGACTGGACGAACCGCTACTGGGAGGAGCTGACCGGCCTGAGCCTCGCCGACAGCAGGGGCGATGGCTGGCTCGCGGCCGTCCATCCCGAGGACCGCGAAGGCGCGGCCGCGGCCTGGCGCGAGGCGCTGGACCGCGCCGCCCGTGGCGAGCAGGAGCAGTTCTCGCGCGAGATGCGGATCTGCCAGGCGGCCGCCGAGCAATGGCGCTGGTTCCTCTTCACCGGCGCGCCGATCCGCACCGCCGCCGGCCGCCCCGCCGCCTGGACCGCCGTCGGCCTCGACTACCACGAGCGGCGCGAAGCCGAGGCGGACCGCGCCGAAACCGCCGCCCGCCTGCGCGCCACCTATGAGAGCGCGCCGGTCGGCCTCTGCCTGCTCGACCGTGAGCTGCGCTTCGTCGCCATCAACGAGATGCTGGCCGAGACGAACGGCCATTCGCCCGCCGCGCATGTGGGCCAGCCACTGGAGGAGATCGCGCCCGAGGTGGCCCCCGTCATCGCCCCCTACATGCGGCAGGTGCTGGAGACGGGCGAGCCGGTGGAATCCGTCGAGATGAGCGGCATGCTGCATGGGGAGCCGCGGTCCTGGCTCTGCAGCTACTTCCCCGTGCGGGACGAGCGGGGCCATGTCACGGGCGTGAGCAGCGCCGTCGTGGACATCACCACCCGCAAGCGGATCGAGGCCTCCGAGCGCATGCTCTCGCGCGAGGTGGATCATCGCGCGCAGAACGTGCTGAGCGTCGTGCGCGGCCTGGTGCGCCTTTCGGCGGCCGAGGCGGATGACGACGTACCGGCGCTGATCGAGGTGCTGGAGGGACGGATCGCCGCGCTCAGCCGGGTGCACAACGTGCTGGCGCAGGAGCGCTGGGTCAGCGTGGCGCTTTCCGAGATCCTGCAGCAGGAGCTGGCGGCGGTGCGGGGGCAGGTGGCGATGGAGGGGCCGGCGCTGCGCATCGCGGCCGATGCGGCACAGCCCTTCGGCCTCGTCGTGCACGAGCTGGCGACCAACTCGATGAAGTACGGCGCACTCTCCAGCGCGGCGGGCTGCCTCAGCCTGCAGTGGCGCTTGCAGGGCCAGGAGGTGGTGCTGGACTGGATCGAGCAGGGCGGCCCCGAGATCCTGGAGCCGCCCCAGCGGATCGGCCTCGGCTCCCTGCTGATCGACGCCAATGCCGGCGCGCAGCTCGCCGGCCGGATCGAGCGGCGCTGGCGGCGCGAGGGCCTGCATTGCGTGCTGACCATGGGCGCCACGGCCTTCGCAGGCGAACTGCGGCCGGACATGTCCGCGCAGACCGGCGTGCTCGCTGGCCGCCGTGTGCTGGTCGCCGATGACCAGCCGGGCCGCGCCGCCGCCTTCGGCGCCGCGCTGCGCGAGGCGGGCTGCGAGGTGCTGGGCCCCGCGCCCTCGATCGAGGAGGCGCTGGCCGCGCTGGAACTGGCGGGCGCGGTGGATGCCGCGGTGCTGCCCGCCACGCTGCGCGGCGTCTCCGTCCAGCTCCTGCGGCAGGCGCTTGACCGGCGGGCGGTGGCGACGCTGCTGCTCACCGCCGAGGGCGGCCTGCTCGACGACGATGAGGGCGCACCCGGGCTGCCCGAGGGCGGCAGCTCGGCCGAGCTGCGCGCGGCGCTTGCCGCCGTGCTGGGTGCGCGGGGCAGCGCGGAGCCTGCCGTGGCGTGA
- a CDS encoding response regulator produces MPKTSELITALPYARRYARALMGSQAAGDDLVGRAAGHVPDGLPARIGLFTAITALTADLSAGPGMPSLARHLLLLTTIEELSTDEAARVTGLELAEVEARIAAAREAIRSAVVTRVLIIEDEPIIAMDLRMLVQDCGHTVIGIAATEADAVRMAAEGDARLILADINLGRGGNGIRAVQQILARVDVPVIFVTAYPEDLLTAEGVEPAFVMRKPFDRFMLAVLTYQAISAGVVPLP; encoded by the coding sequence TTGCCGAAGACGTCTGAGCTGATCACCGCCCTGCCCTACGCGCGGCGCTATGCACGGGCCCTGATGGGGTCGCAAGCCGCGGGCGACGACCTCGTGGGCCGCGCCGCGGGACACGTGCCGGACGGCCTGCCGGCCCGGATCGGCCTCTTTACCGCCATCACGGCCCTCACCGCGGACCTCTCCGCGGGGCCGGGCATGCCGTCGCTCGCGCGGCACCTCCTGCTGCTCACGACGATCGAGGAGCTCTCCACCGACGAGGCGGCGCGCGTGACCGGCCTGGAGCTGGCGGAGGTGGAGGCACGGATCGCCGCGGCGCGCGAGGCCATCCGCTCCGCCGTCGTCACCCGCGTCCTGATCATCGAGGACGAGCCCATCATCGCGATGGACCTCCGCATGCTGGTGCAGGATTGCGGCCACACCGTCATCGGCATCGCGGCGACTGAGGCGGATGCGGTCCGCATGGCGGCGGAGGGCGATGCGCGCCTGATCCTGGCCGACATCAACCTCGGCCGCGGCGGCAACGGCATCCGCGCCGTGCAGCAGATCCTCGCGCGCGTGGACGTGCCGGTGATCTTCGTCACCGCCTATCCGGAAGACCTGCTGACCGCCGAGGGGGTCGAGCCCGCCTTCGTCATGCGCAAGCCCTTCGACCGCTTCATGCTGGCAGTTCTGACCTACCAGGCGATCAGCGCAGGCGTCGTGCCCCTGCCCTGA
- a CDS encoding PRC-barrel domain-containing protein, with protein MTLAAALLMAPGLALSQAPPAPGQSPSGMQPSPTRPMNPATDPTAPTRIAPAPAMPAVTLNPPVTGALANAPPGAMTGSVMAARPRMSQIISSRIYNDRDQNVGEVDDVLLTANGPMAIVQVGGFLGIGGRLVQMPLSELRWNAERERLMLPGATKEMLEARPAFEYDAAHRRR; from the coding sequence ATGACGCTGGCCGCGGCCTTGCTGATGGCGCCCGGCCTTGCCTTGTCCCAGGCGCCGCCCGCGCCCGGCCAGTCGCCTTCCGGGATGCAGCCCAGCCCGACGCGGCCCATGAATCCCGCGACGGATCCGACCGCGCCCACGCGGATCGCGCCTGCCCCCGCCATGCCGGCCGTCACGCTGAATCCGCCGGTCACCGGCGCCCTGGCCAATGCCCCGCCCGGCGCCATGACCGGCTCCGTCATGGCGGCGCGGCCGCGGATGAGCCAGATCATCAGCAGCCGAATCTACAATGACCGCGATCAGAATGTGGGAGAGGTGGATGACGTGCTGCTGACGGCGAACGGCCCCATGGCCATCGTCCAGGTGGGCGGCTTCCTCGGCATCGGCGGGCGCCTCGTGCAGATGCCGCTGAGCGAGCTGCGCTGGAATGCCGAGCGCGAGCGCCTGATGCTGCCCGGCGCCACGAAGGAGATGCTGGAGGCGCGGCCCGCCTTCGAATACGACGCGGCGCATCGTCGCCGCTGA
- a CDS encoding DUF1328 domain-containing protein — MIFLLVALIAGALGFGGVASPSDGTARLMFFVFLTLFALALVTGAGHEL; from the coding sequence ATGATTTTCCTGCTTGTCGCGTTGATCGCCGGTGCCTTGGGCTTCGGCGGCGTGGCCAGCCCGAGCGACGGAACGGCGCGCCTCATGTTCTTCGTCTTCCTGACCCTCTTCGCCCTGGCGCTGGTGACCGGCGCCGGGCACGAGCTGTGA
- a CDS encoding ABC transporter ATP-binding protein/permease: protein MSEPAAPHTPAAGSPVVAFIGTFRLWLTAPNRGQARWLLAGLVLLTLAQVAIQIRFNIWNRDFFNALENRDGGAFRAQILFFLGLAALSMSVAVYQLYMKQLIQLRWREWLTGHLLQAWLREGRHYQLEMAQTGADNPDQRIAEDVRVATDLAVDFATGLMNSLLMLAAFIGILWTLSGALHLTLAGREFDIPGYMVWAALTYALLGTFLTWIVGRPLVPLNVARTTAEADFRFGLNRARESGEGIALIRGEADEQRGLTRLFGGVAQAVRGLMRSQRNLMWLTSAYGTLAMIFPTIVASPAYFSGAITLGGLMQIGAAFGQVQGALNWFVDNFGRIAEWRSAVSRIVVFRDLIEELDALVEDPAQPTITITVGQEDSLVFRNLEVAFANGTTVIADASAEIHAGERVLIQGESGTGKSTLFRAIGGLWPWGAGEIEIPPRETMMFMPQRPYLPLGTLAAALCYPAAEDGFPVEAQRAALAQVGLERLADRLPEEERWDRVLSLGEQQRLAFARLLLHRPRWIFMDESTAALDEANQDAMMQLALDALPEAALVSIGHRPGLAAFHTRTLTLVRAEGGARLSRPRREGARRQWTQPRARR, encoded by the coding sequence ATGAGCGAACCGGCCGCCCCGCACACCCCCGCCGCCGGTTCGCCGGTGGTGGCCTTCATCGGCACCTTCCGCCTCTGGCTCACCGCCCCCAACCGGGGCCAGGCGCGCTGGCTGCTCGCCGGGCTCGTGCTGCTCACCCTCGCGCAGGTGGCGATCCAGATCCGGTTCAACATCTGGAACCGCGACTTCTTCAACGCGCTGGAAAACCGCGACGGCGGCGCCTTCCGCGCGCAGATCCTGTTCTTCCTGGGCCTCGCGGCGCTGTCCATGAGCGTCGCCGTGTACCAGCTCTACATGAAGCAGCTGATCCAGCTGCGCTGGCGTGAATGGCTGACAGGGCACCTGCTGCAGGCCTGGCTGCGCGAGGGGCGGCATTACCAGCTCGAGATGGCACAGACCGGCGCCGACAACCCGGACCAGCGCATCGCCGAGGATGTGCGCGTGGCCACCGACCTCGCGGTGGATTTCGCCACGGGGCTGATGAACTCCCTGCTGATGCTGGCGGCCTTCATCGGCATTCTCTGGACGCTCTCGGGCGCGCTGCATCTCACGCTCGCGGGGCGGGAGTTCGACATCCCGGGCTACATGGTCTGGGCCGCGCTGACCTATGCGCTGCTCGGCACCTTCCTGACCTGGATCGTGGGCCGGCCGCTGGTGCCGCTGAACGTGGCGCGCACCACGGCCGAGGCCGATTTCCGCTTCGGCCTCAACCGCGCGCGCGAAAGCGGCGAGGGCATTGCGCTGATCCGTGGCGAGGCGGACGAGCAGCGCGGCCTGACGCGCCTCTTCGGCGGCGTGGCCCAGGCGGTGCGCGGGCTGATGCGCAGCCAGCGCAACCTGATGTGGCTGACCAGCGCCTATGGCACGCTCGCCATGATCTTCCCCACCATCGTCGCCTCGCCCGCCTATTTCTCGGGCGCCATCACACTGGGCGGGCTGATGCAGATCGGCGCCGCCTTCGGCCAGGTGCAGGGCGCGCTCAACTGGTTCGTGGACAATTTCGGCCGCATCGCGGAATGGCGCAGCGCCGTCTCGCGCATCGTCGTGTTCCGCGACCTGATCGAGGAACTGGACGCGCTGGTGGAGGACCCCGCGCAGCCCACCATCACCATCACGGTGGGGCAGGAGGATTCACTGGTCTTCCGCAACCTCGAGGTCGCCTTCGCGAATGGCACCACGGTCATCGCCGATGCCTCGGCCGAGATCCACGCGGGCGAGCGCGTGCTGATCCAGGGGGAGTCGGGCACCGGCAAATCCACCCTGTTCCGCGCCATCGGCGGCCTCTGGCCCTGGGGCGCCGGCGAGATCGAGATCCCGCCGCGCGAGACCATGATGTTCATGCCGCAGCGCCCCTACCTGCCGCTTGGCACCCTTGCGGCCGCGCTCTGCTATCCGGCGGCGGAGGACGGTTTTCCCGTGGAGGCGCAGCGCGCGGCGCTGGCGCAGGTGGGGCTGGAGCGACTGGCCGACCGCCTGCCCGAGGAGGAACGCTGGGACCGCGTGCTGAGCCTGGGCGAGCAGCAGCGCCTGGCCTTCGCGCGGCTTCTGCTGCACCGGCCGCGCTGGATCTTCATGGACGAGTCGACCGCCGCCCTCGACGAGGCGAATCAGGACGCGATGATGCAGCTCGCGCTCGACGCCCTGCCCGAGGCGGCGCTGGTCTCCATTGGCCACCGCCCAGGCCTTGCCGCCTTCCACACCCGCACGCTCACGCTGGTGCGCGCGGAGGGCGGCGCACGTCTCTCCCGCCCGCGGCGCGAGGGCGCGCGCCGCCAATGGACCCAGCCCCGGGCACGACGGTGA